A genome region from Hevea brasiliensis isolate MT/VB/25A 57/8 chromosome 9, ASM3005281v1, whole genome shotgun sequence includes the following:
- the LOC110631734 gene encoding calmodulin-like protein 8 — protein sequence MADALTEDQIAEFREAFCLIDKDSDGFITMEELATIIQSLDGHPTKEEVGDMISEVDIDGNGTIDFQEFLNIMGRKMKENVAEELKEAFKVFDRNQDGYISANELRQVMINLGERLTEEEAEQMIREADLDGDGLVSYEEFARMMMAF from the exons ATGGCAGACGCGCTTACTGAAGATCAGATTGCAGAGTTCCGCGAGGCCTTTTGCTTGATTGACAAGGACTCAGATG GCTTCATTACGATGGAAGAACTTGCTACCATTATACAATCGCTGGATGGACATCCTACCAAAGAAGAAGTTGGAGACATGATAAGTGAAGTCGATATTGATGGAAATGGAACAATAGATTTTCAGGAGTTCTTGAACATTATGGGACGGAAAATGAAG GAAAATGTTGCTGAGGAGCTAAAAGAAGCTTTCAAAGTATTTGACAGAAACCAGGATGGATATATATCAGCCAATGAG CTAAGGCAAGTGATGATAAATTTGGGAGAGAGATTGACTGAGGAGGAGGCTGAACAGATGATTAGAGAGGCTGATTTGGATGGTGATGGTTTAGTTAGTTATGAGGAGTTTGCCAGGATGATGATGGCCTTCTAA
- the LOC131183033 gene encoding uncharacterized protein LOC131183033: MDSSIPQKLDECSPSSTTIKFDHPIPLLRGPVPASSSDDPSSRPYVLAAASKIFEFKIIEQCDGGARIGCAIAASNKCNPPWWHNFIGGKYPDLKEREMCEEREMEGCLGAAKEKFIGFAKCNCWRSFSEARIAAGEGMLSEKVVRKFVCLVSMLERSKWGWFDGI; encoded by the coding sequence ATGGACTCTTCCATACCTCAAAAACTCGATGAGTGCTCACCATCCTCAACCACCATAAAATTCGACCACCCAATCCCTCTACTCCGGGGTCCTGTACCCGCCAGCTCATCCGACGATCCGTCATCCCGCCCTTATGTTCTCGCTGCTGCCTCCAAGATATTTGAGTTTAAAATTATCGAGCAGTGCGATGGTGGGGCCAGGATTGGGTGCGCCATAGCAGCGTCCAACAAGTGTAATCCCCCGTGGTGGCACAATTTCATAGGAGGGAAATATCCTGATTTGAAGGAGAGAGAGATGTGCGAGGAACGCGAAATGGAGGGCTGTTTGGGTGCAGCGAAGGAGAAGTTCATTGGGTTTGCCAAGTGCAACTGTTGGAGGTCGTTTAGCGAGGCGAGAATTGCAGCTGGGGAGGGAATGTTGAGTGAGAAAGTGGTTAGGAAGTTTGTATGTTTGGTATCAATGCTAGAGAGGAGCAAGTGGGGTTGGTTTGATGGAATTTGA